The sequence TATGGTTAGCAAGCTAGGTTTAAATTGAAACATCCATCTTCCCCTTATTTACTCTTTTCACTTTTATTTTTTATTCTAAGCAGTCACGGCAAAACACAGATAATGCATATGAAGTTGTGAATTAGAGCTGCCTGTTATTGTACTTGTTTGCAACTTGTTACGGTACGGTGAAGATGTTACTCCCGCCTATCCTAGCAAAACAATCTTGTGCATACGTATTCAAAAGATTTGTGTGGTATAAAACCAGGCAGCTTATGGCCCGTAAGGAAAATATTCGACCATGGTCTATCCGATTAACTTGCTGTTATCTTAGTGGTTAACCTGCTGTCTGAGCTGTGGTTAAGAGTAAGTTAAGTTATGCATACGTATGCAGAGATATTGAACCCTATTTCCCTATTCACGTATGCTCGTCTTATTCAAATAGGACATGCAGCCAATAACCTCAGACATACGTTCAAGCAACAAAGGTTTGCCGAGGTGGGTTTGTCTGTTTCATATCTTTAGGTTTTTATTAGGGGCGACAATGACTCAAGTTTCTTGGTGGCGGGGCGCCATCATCTACCAGATCTATCCGCGTAGCTTGATGGACTCGAATGGTGACGGTGTTGGAGATCTCAAAGGGATCATAACTAAACTCGACTATATATCGAGTTTGAATGTCGACGCTATTTGGATCTCTCCCTTCTTTAAGTCGCCGATGAAAGATTTTGGTTATGACATCAGTGATTACCGAGCGGTGGATCCTCTGTTTGGCACCATGGACGATTTCGATGAGCTAATAGATAAGGCCCATGGTTATGGGATAAAAGTGATTATCGATCAGGTTCTGAGTCATACGTCAGATCAGCATGGGTGGTTTCTAGAGAGTAGAGAGAGCCGGACTAACGACAAGCTAGACTGGTATGTATGGGCCGATCCTAAGGATGATGGTTCGGCGCCTAATAACTGGTTAGCCATTTTTGGCGGCTGCGCCTGGGAGTGGGAGCCAAGAAGACAGCAGTATTATTTACACAACTTTCTCACCAGTCAGCCAGATCTCAACTTTCATAACCCAGATGTCAGGCAAGCGGTGCTCGATAACGTCGAATTCTGGCTTAAGAAGGGCGTCGATGGCTTTAGACTCGATGCAATCACCTTCTGTTACCATGATCAAGACTTGAGAGATAATCCGGCTAAACCTAAAGATAAGCGTCAGGGAAGGGGCTTTAGCGAAGATAATCCCTATGCCTACCAATATCATTATTACAACAATACCCGGCCCGAGACAGTGGGTTTTATTGAAGATCTACGAGGCCTTATCGATCGCTATCCTGGCGCAGTGACTCTAGGCGAAGTCTCATCTGAAGACTCGTTAGCTACCATGGCAGAATATACCCGAGGTGAGCATAGATTACACATGGCTTATAGCTTTGAGTTATTGACCGATGATTTTAGTGCGGGTTACATTAAGCAGACTGTAGAGGCACTAGAGGCGAGTATTGGTGACGGTTGGCCTTGCTGGGCGATAGGTAATCACGATGTTCAGCGCGTCGTTAGCCGCTGGGGAAAGGGCTGTACTCGATTGCCTATGATAAAAATGCTTACGGCTATGTTATGTTCATTGCGAGGCAGTATTTGTAGCTATCAGGGAGAAGAGCTAGGTCTAAGTGAAGCCCCTATTGAATATCATCAGCTACAAGACCCTTTCGGTATCGCGTTTTGGCCCATGTTTAAAGGCAGGGATGGTTGCCGTACGCCTATGCCCTGGTTACATGACAAGCTTAATGCTGGTTTTAGTGACACTAAACCTTGGTTGCCAGTACCCGAACATCATCTCGCCTTTTCGGTGGATCTACAAGAGTCGGATGAAACCTCTGTGCTTAATGCTTATCGTCATTTTTTAAGTTGGCGGCGTCAACATCAGGTGTTAATTACAGGAAGCATCAAATTCATTGATGCACCTGATCCTATGCTTGCCTTCATCAGAGAATCTCACGGGGCAGCGTATCTTGTGTGCTTTAACTTGTCCGATGAACCTGTTAGATATAAAGGGGCTGTTGCTGGGTTTGGGGAGATTAGTCGAGAGCAGGCAATCATAGGTCATGGTTTACTTCAGGGGGATATTATCGACAATGAGATTTTTCTTCCTGGCTATGCGAGTCTATATATCAGATTGAAGTGAAAAATATTCATCAGTAGTAATCAAGATGTTTGGCACAGCAAATAGTTAGCATCAATATTGTCAAAATAACATAGAGAATAACAATATGGCTTCATCGTATAATCCTGATACATCGAGTAACTTAGGCGTCACTGCGGGCAGCGAGCCCCAAGAAAATTACCGCTTCGCTTTAGTTTCACTGACTTCGCTGTTTTTTATGTGGGGGTTTATCACCTGTCTCAATGACATCTTGATCCCACATCTTAAGGCAGTCTTTTCACTCAATTACACCGAGGCAATGCTGATCCAGTTTTGTTTCTTCGGCGCTTACTTTCTAGTGTCTATTCCTGCGGGTAAGCTGGTTAAACGCTTAGGCTATCAGAAAGGCATTGTGACTGGGTTGGTGGTCGCGAGTTTGGGTTGTGCATTGTTTTATCCCGCCGCCGAATACGCCACCTACGGCCTTTTCTTAGGGGCTTTGTTTGTGTTGGCTTCGGGCATTACCTTGTTACAGGTCGCAGCTAATCCCTATGTCAATGCTATGGGGAGCAGCGATACAGCATCGAGTCGCTTAAATTTAACCCAAGCTTTTAACGCGTTAGGAACAACTGTTGCGCCTTTCTTTGGCGCTGTATTGATATTATCAGTGGCTTCATCGGCAGCCTCTGATTTGGCACACGCCCAGGCCGAAGCCGAGGTGGTTAAGCTGCCTTATCTCTTGCTTGCGGCCATGTTGGCTAGCCTAGCGATTATCTTCGCCAATCTGAAATTGCCGAAAATAGAAGCCCATACAGCAAGTAACACTGGCCAGATCAGTTATAAGGGCAAGACCAGCGCCCTGCAGTCTACCCATCTGGTATTGGGAGCTGTGGGGATTTTTGTCTATGTGGGCGCCGAAGTGTCTATTGGCAGCTTTCTGGTGAACTTCCTCGGTGAGAGTCATATTGCTGGATTGAAAGAAGCGGATGCGGCGCACTATATTGCCTATTACTGGGGCGGTGCCATGATTGGGCGTTTTGTGGGCTCGGTTGTGATGCAAAAAGTTGAAGCGGGTAAGGTGCTGGCGTTTAATGCACTGATGGCCGCTCTGTTGGTGGCTGTAGCCATGACAAGTACTGGTAGTATTGCCATGTGGGCGATACTGGCGGTTGGCTTGTTTAACTCAATTATGTTCCCGACCATCTTTAGTCTGGCTTTACGGGATCTCGGCCCTCATACGTCACAAGGGTCAGGTATCTTGTGTCTGGCCATTGTTGGCGGCGCCATTTTACCGCTCCTTCAAGGTGTAACTGCCGATGCCATGGGGATCCAACAGGCGTTTTTCTTACCGATTATCTGTTATGGTTTTATCTTGTTCTATGGGGCGAAAGGCTCAAAAATGTAGACGTTTTCTCATTCAGACATAGATGTAAAATGGCGGCCTCATGGTCGCTTTTTTTGTTATGTTCAGTTGAATTAGGCTTGGGGTCAAAAATACTTAAGCCTAAGTCAGTCTTTACTTGCGTATTGATGGCTTAACTCCTATGATCCACTCGTTTTTATTTCAGTCTTGATTTTCAGGCATCCACCGCAGGCGATTTCATGCTTAACTCACCACTTTCTCCCAGCTCGACCGAATTAGTCATTAATGTTTTAGATATGGTTTTATCTGAAGGAAAACCCTTAGACAGAGCCTATTCTCATCATTTCTCGGGCTTACAATTAGCGCCGTCTGAACAGGCTCGTATCACAGTGGTTGCCGGAGATATCCTACGAAGGTTAAACCTCTACTGTTATCTTTCCGATGTGAAATTCGAAGAGATGTCACGCATGGGCACGCGTCTGCTTAACGTCTGGCACCTGTTCCATGAACTCGATCTGCCTAAGATGCAATATGCATTACAAGTTGATGAAAAAGAATATTTTGACCGTTTGGAAAAAGCCAAGGCACAACCCGCTCTGTGGGATGGCTGTCCTGAATGGCTAGATACCATGGGTCAGGCCCAGCTTGGTGAGGCTTGGGCTAAAGAAAGAGCGGCGTTAAGTACCCAACCTAAGCGTTATTTACGAGTGAACTTACTTAAGTGTACCCGTGAAGAGTTAGGCAAGAAGCTGAGAAATGAGCAAGTTCAAACGAAAGAGGTCGAGGGCGTCGATACTGCACTGGAAGTCACTTCTGATTCGGCACTGTTTCGCACCGAGAGTTTCAAGAAAGGTTGGTTCGAGCAACAAGATGCCGGTTCACAACTGGTGGCTACGGCAGTAGATGCTAAACCGGGTATGCGGGTGATCGATGCCTGTGCCGGTGCTGGCGGAAAGACTTTGTCCATCGCGTCTCAGATGCAGGGCAAAGGACGTTTATTGGCTATGGATGTTGAGCAGTGGAAACTTGATAGTTTGAAACAGCGAGCTCGCCGCGCCAACGCCCATAACGTTGAGACCCGTATCATTGCCAGCTCTAAGACTATTAAGCGCCTTAAGCTCAGTGCCGACCGTGTGTTGCTGGATGTACCATGTTCTGGCCTAGGGGTACTTAAACGTAACCCGGATGCCAAGTGGCGTGACACCCCTGAGCGTTTACCTGTGTTGGTTGAGCTACAGAAACATATTCTGCAAAGCTACAGCCGTATGGTAAAAGTGGGTGGTATCTTAATCTACGCTACTTGCTCTATCATGCCTGAAGAAAACCGAGATCAGATTGATGCCTTCCTGGCTGAAAATGAGCATTTCAAGTTTATCGAAGATGAAAACATCAGCGTGGCAGATTCTGGATTTGATGGTTTCTATCTGGCTAAGCTCGAGCGTATCTCTGAGTAGCATTTTCTTGTTGTAGCTAAGAACTGAAATAGAGGTGGCTTATCCGCCTCTACTCTCTCAACTTTAACTGCTTCTTTTATTGCTAAATCCCGCCTTTATATACCTAATACCCCTCCCACTTTGAGCAAGTTTATGGTCTCAAAGAGACGCTCTTACCAATAAAGAAATCTTGCTCACATTTATTCGACATATCATCTTGTTTAATTAATAAAACTTAACCCTATTTATTCCTGATAGGCGTAACATACTAGCTAGCTTCAAGTTTGTTGAAGTTATGTACTAAAAGATCTGGGGGGATCATTATGTCATTATCGACTACCGAAGACACAAATCAGAGTAAAACCTACCGAGTATGGGACAGACCCACACGTGTGTTTCATTGGGTTAACCTGCTATTGGTGCTCAGCTTGATGTTTGTTGGCTTAATCATGTTGTTTAAGAGTGAAGTTGGCATCACGGGATTAGAGGCTAAGATAGGCCTGAAAGAGTTACATACAGTTATTGGTTATTTGTTTGCAATCAATCTAATAATAAGGCTTTCATGGGGATTTATCGGCAATCGATTTGCTAAATTTTCTGGCAACTTACCGAAACTTGGGGCAATAAAACGTTATCAAACAGCCTTACGTGCAGGAGAAAATCCGCAATACTTAGGTCATAATCCCATGGGCAAGTTGGCTGTGCTAGTCATCATGATCACGTTAATGCTGATCATGGCGACGGGATTACTCCGTGCTGGCACGGATATCTATTATCCGCCATTTGGGGGAGCTGTGACTCAATATATCGCCGCCGAAGGCGTCGATGCCACTCGCATTAAGCCTTACGATGAAACTGGCGTAGATAAGGCTAAGCTGGCCGTGCTCAAACCCTATAAGAGTCTGGCCGGAACCGTACACCTGTATAGCGTCTATTTTCTTATGTTATTAATTGTACTGCATGTTGTTGGGGTGATTATCGCCGAGGTACGTCATCAGCCTGGGATAATATCGGCCATGTTCTCTGGGAAGAAACAGATTGAAGGTACGCCGCTGGATAAATGAGCCTAGGTGTGGATTGTTTGCTCTATAACCTTATCTAGATCCTAGGGCCTAGTTTAGTCATGTCAGCCAGCTTAACTTACTTAAGCTGGCTGAATTATTTATCTTACTTTTATATAATGCCATCAGCCTTTGTCTAAATAATGGATATCGGTAGCATCCCTTAGCCTGGTTGCGGCTTGCTCCGGGGTTAGATCTCGCTGGGATTCGGCCAGCATCTCATAACCCACCATAAACTTCTTTACCGTGGCTGAACGTAGTAGAGGCGGGTAAAACACGGCGTGTAACTGCCAATGGTCGTTATTGGTTAATTCACCTTCTTGATCTCGCTGAAATGGTGCGAAGTGCCAGCCCATAGAGTAAGGAAAAGAGCAATTGAACAGGTTGTCATAGTGGGTGGTCAGCTTCTTAATGGCCAGGGCCAGTGAGTCTTTGTGCCCATGGCTTAATTCATCGAAGCGGCGAATGTGACTTTTTGGCATCAAGATGGTTTCAAAAGGCCAGGCAGCCCAGTAGGGCACAACTGCTAGCCAGTGTTCAGTCTCGACAACAGTACGGCTACCATCTTTCATTTCTCGTTTTACATAGTCCAAGAGTAGATTGCGGCCATGTTCTTGCTGATATGCTTTTAAATTTTGGTCTTTCTTTCTGACTTCATTCGGCAGGTAACTATTGGCCCATACCTGTCCATGGGGGTGGGGCTGAGAGCAGCCCATGACAGCGCCTTTATTTTCAAATGCCTGTACCCAGATATACTCCTTTCCCAAAGCTGTAATTTCACTCTCCCAGGTATTGATAACCTGGCGGAGTTGCTCTGTGGTGAGTCGAGGTAGTGTCTTGCTATGATCTGGTGAGAAACAGATCACCCGACTCAGGCCGCGGACGCTTTCATTGCGCATCAGGGGATCATCATTAAAGGGTGCTGCAGGTGTGTCTGGTGCTAACGCCGCAAAATCGTTACCAAACACAAATGTGGATTGATAATCAGGGTTAACTTCACCGCTGATGCGTTGATTACCGGCACATAAGAAGCAGTCTTTGTCATAGCTCAGATCTAGACCATCGGTCGCCGTTTCGTCCTGACCTTGCCAGGGACGCTTAGCTCTATGGGGAGAGACGAGCACCCAATCACCCGTGAGTGGGTTATATCTACGGTGAGGATGTTCAGTAGGATCGAAGCTAGTCATAGGAAATTCAATGTGAGGATATTGTATACGATGGATTATATAAGAATGAAGCCAAAAAGCGATAAGAGAATTGTACCCTTATCATATGTTTTAATATAAATGGCTTATTCAATAATCGATCGCCTCACTATGAGCATGAAAATGGCGTTTATCACACAATAATATATAGGCCTTAACCTCATCAATGATATAGTTCTCCCTTTCGTTTTAATTTAAATAGTTTACAAGCTTGAGCGCGGTGATCTGTTAGATATCACCTTAGTGTGTTTTTGGTTTGAATCGACAGTTATGATTGGAAGGCGAGATTGACCCAACTAGAAAATTTTTTTAGCCAGTCAGTAATATTTGACGGGATGCAGGTTTTACTGGATATGCCGCAAGTTGATTTCGACTATAGTGGGCCTGTGTTGTCTGCACAATTTAGAACAACTAAAGAGCTGAGCAGAGTCATTAAGGACTTTGATGTCAGTGATGTAAATCAGTCTATTGTGACAGCCACATTAGACTGGTCAGCGGGTCCTGTCATTGCTTCCGGTAATACGGGGTGCAGCCAATGCGGCGAGTCGCTGTTACCTTGTATTCACCTTGCCGCCATCGCCATTGATTATTTAGCCAGACAAGACCCTATCATTCCTTATCCAAGTGAGAAAAAACGTGCCGATACAGCACTCAGGTTATTGAGAACCGAGCTCAATCAACGCTACGATCCTTATCCAAATATGGCCAGGCATAGAGTGGTGTACTTGTTATCAGCAAGAGATGGTGCGCTACATTTACGCGTCCATAAAGGCTATGTCAGCAAAAAGGGGAAATACTCAACCAAGACAGATTTAGGCTTCGAAGTGCTAGGGAGAAGCAGCTTGCCAAAGTTTGTGACTCAAACTGATCTTTACTTACTGCATAGGTTAAAGGAGCTAGCCCAAGTACTGGACGATGAAACCCGAGATGCTCAGCAAGAGACGCTTTCCTTAGGGTTAGGCGATACCTGCGATAGTGAGTTCCTTTATTATTTAGTGTCTACTCAACGCTGTTTTTGGCAGCATTGCGAGCAAGCTCCTCTTAAAGTCGAACAACATTATCTCGGTGATTTTGTCGAGCCAGGAGCATTCCACCAAGTGGCTTCAGGACAATACCTAGACCTTGCAAGTATGAGTCTGGTGTTGAGCGAATTGCCCTCGTCTCTGAGTAAAATCAGCGATAAACAGTGCACTGAATATTTGCAACAAGTAGCAGATGATGACAGGGAATGGCAGCCCACACTGAAGGTTTATCGTAAGGGTATCGAGTTTCCATGGGATGAGCTGAGCCATCTGGATATACAGATTGCTAGCTTTACCCTCATCAGCGATAATTTGGAATGTGGGTTAACCGACATTTTTGATCTCGCCAATGAGTCACCGCATCTGCTCAAGCTCGCCTCGGAACTGAGCATCCAGCTATCCGATTTCCCCCTCCTTTCATCTGGCTTTGAACCTATTGTCTGGCATCAATTCCTACTGGGCGATCGCCAGTTACCTGAGATGCTGAGTCAACAGATGCTTGCTATAAGGTGTCTGATGTTGGCTGGCTGGACAATAGACTTTCAATTAATCAATCGATTTAGTCTGGTACAGGTCCAGACTTGGTATGGTGAGGTGAGCCATCAAGCCGCAAATAAGCAATGGTTCGACCTTGAACTGGGTGTTGAGGTGGATGGCAAGAAGATTAATTTATTGCCCTATCTGGTCAAAGCGATAAGACAGGGTTTACTGCAAAATCTAAGCGATACCGAAACAGTACTCATGGAACTCGACTCTGGTCAGCGCCTGTCTCTGCCTGCCGACAGAGTGAAGCATATTCTCACTGTATTGGTCGAGTTGTATGAGAGAAAACCGCTGTCAGTTGATGAGACATTAACCATGTCTATGAATCAGTTGACTCGAATTGCAGAACTGGCTGATCGAGATAAAATCAACAAGAAAGAGTGGCATTGGCAGGGCAGTCAGTGGTTACAGAATAAAGCTCAGCAACTTTACGCTTATTTGGACATGAGTATAGGCGATCAGGACTCGGCAGGTAGAAAGGTTAAAGCTAAGCAGATAGATTTTTTTGTTCCACCACCTGTTGGGCTCAATGCAGAGCTCAGAGAGTACCAGCAGCTGGGATTAAACTGGTTGCAGTTTTTAAAGGAACACGAATTTTGCGGAATACTTGCCGATGATATGGGTCTGGGGAAAACGATCCAGACTCTGAGTAGTATTTTACTCGATAAAGAGGCCGGTAAACTATCTCGTCCTTGTTTAGTGGTTGCGCCAACGAGTTTGTTAGCCAATTGGCAGCATGAAGCTAAAACATTTGCCCCCGAGCTTAGAGTGCTTCTCTGGTCAGGGCCTAAGCGCCACAGTCTACAAGATGAGATCGATAGCTGCGATCTCTTTATCACTAGCTATGGCACACTGCAGCAAGATGCAGAGTTCTTGGCCAAGCAACACTTTCATTTAGTGATCTTAGATGAGGCCCAGACAATCAAGAACGTTCGGAGTCGAATTAGCCGAGTCGTAGCCAGCTTATCTGCGACCCATAGACTCTGTTTAACCGGTACGCCCTTAGAGAATCATTTGGGAGAGTTATGGTCATTGTTTAATTTTCTCATGCCGGGCTTCCTCGGTACCTACGCTCAGTTTCAGCGGCATTATCAAGTGCCCATTGAAAAAGAGCAAGATGATGAGCGTCGTCGGGCATTGGTGCAGAGGATCGCTCCGTTTATGTTACGCCGGCTTAAATCTGAGGTCGCCAGAGAGTTGCCAGATAAGACGGTGATCAATGAGTATATAAATCTTACCGAAACACAGGGAGATCTGTATGAAACGATCCGTTTGACCATGTCTGAAGAGATGAGAAAAGCAGTTTCAGTCTCAGGAGTAAAGCGTAATCGTTTAGCCATCAGTAATGCCTTACTCAAACTCAGGCAGGTTTGTTGTCATCCCGACTTACTCAAACTCGATCATATTGAGCAATCAGACTTAGTCGGTGCCGAAATAGACACGGGCTCAGTAACCTCAGAGTTTAATGGGCTTGATAAGCAAGATGCAACCAATGGGTTGCCACTTCTCGATGGGGTTAGCAGACTCGATACTCGCTCGGGGAAATTGAATTGGCTTGCCGATAAGCTTCCTGGCATGCTCGAAGAGGGCCGGAGGGTGTTAATTTTCTCTTCTTTTACCAGCATGTTGAGTTTGATTGGTGAACACTTAGAAAAGCTAGGCATTAGTTTTGTGGAGCTGACGGGAAAGAGTCGAGACCGGGGCGCATTGGTTGAGCGGTTTCAACAGCGAGAGGTGCCGATATTTTTGATCAGCTTGAAGGCGGGGGGCGCAGGTCTGAATCTAAC is a genomic window of Shewanella psychrophila containing:
- a CDS encoding UDP-glucose--hexose-1-phosphate uridylyltransferase produces the protein MTSFDPTEHPHRRYNPLTGDWVLVSPHRAKRPWQGQDETATDGLDLSYDKDCFLCAGNQRISGEVNPDYQSTFVFGNDFAALAPDTPAAPFNDDPLMRNESVRGLSRVICFSPDHSKTLPRLTTEQLRQVINTWESEITALGKEYIWVQAFENKGAVMGCSQPHPHGQVWANSYLPNEVRKKDQNLKAYQQEHGRNLLLDYVKREMKDGSRTVVETEHWLAVVPYWAAWPFETILMPKSHIRRFDELSHGHKDSLALAIKKLTTHYDNLFNCSFPYSMGWHFAPFQRDQEGELTNNDHWQLHAVFYPPLLRSATVKKFMVGYEMLAESQRDLTPEQAATRLRDATDIHYLDKG
- a CDS encoding cytochrome b/b6 domain-containing protein — protein: MSLSTTEDTNQSKTYRVWDRPTRVFHWVNLLLVLSLMFVGLIMLFKSEVGITGLEAKIGLKELHTVIGYLFAINLIIRLSWGFIGNRFAKFSGNLPKLGAIKRYQTALRAGENPQYLGHNPMGKLAVLVIMITLMLIMATGLLRAGTDIYYPPFGGAVTQYIAAEGVDATRIKPYDETGVDKAKLAVLKPYKSLAGTVHLYSVYFLMLLIVLHVVGVIIAEVRHQPGIISAMFSGKKQIEGTPLDK
- a CDS encoding sugar MFS transporter codes for the protein MASSYNPDTSSNLGVTAGSEPQENYRFALVSLTSLFFMWGFITCLNDILIPHLKAVFSLNYTEAMLIQFCFFGAYFLVSIPAGKLVKRLGYQKGIVTGLVVASLGCALFYPAAEYATYGLFLGALFVLASGITLLQVAANPYVNAMGSSDTASSRLNLTQAFNALGTTVAPFFGAVLILSVASSAASDLAHAQAEAEVVKLPYLLLAAMLASLAIIFANLKLPKIEAHTASNTGQISYKGKTSALQSTHLVLGAVGIFVYVGAEVSIGSFLVNFLGESHIAGLKEADAAHYIAYYWGGAMIGRFVGSVVMQKVEAGKVLAFNALMAALLVAVAMTSTGSIAMWAILAVGLFNSIMFPTIFSLALRDLGPHTSQGSGILCLAIVGGAILPLLQGVTADAMGIQQAFFLPIICYGFILFYGAKGSKM
- a CDS encoding DEAD/DEAH box helicase; translated protein: MTQLENFFSQSVIFDGMQVLLDMPQVDFDYSGPVLSAQFRTTKELSRVIKDFDVSDVNQSIVTATLDWSAGPVIASGNTGCSQCGESLLPCIHLAAIAIDYLARQDPIIPYPSEKKRADTALRLLRTELNQRYDPYPNMARHRVVYLLSARDGALHLRVHKGYVSKKGKYSTKTDLGFEVLGRSSLPKFVTQTDLYLLHRLKELAQVLDDETRDAQQETLSLGLGDTCDSEFLYYLVSTQRCFWQHCEQAPLKVEQHYLGDFVEPGAFHQVASGQYLDLASMSLVLSELPSSLSKISDKQCTEYLQQVADDDREWQPTLKVYRKGIEFPWDELSHLDIQIASFTLISDNLECGLTDIFDLANESPHLLKLASELSIQLSDFPLLSSGFEPIVWHQFLLGDRQLPEMLSQQMLAIRCLMLAGWTIDFQLINRFSLVQVQTWYGEVSHQAANKQWFDLELGVEVDGKKINLLPYLVKAIRQGLLQNLSDTETVLMELDSGQRLSLPADRVKHILTVLVELYERKPLSVDETLTMSMNQLTRIAELADRDKINKKEWHWQGSQWLQNKAQQLYAYLDMSIGDQDSAGRKVKAKQIDFFVPPPVGLNAELREYQQLGLNWLQFLKEHEFCGILADDMGLGKTIQTLSSILLDKEAGKLSRPCLVVAPTSLLANWQHEAKTFAPELRVLLWSGPKRHSLQDEIDSCDLFITSYGTLQQDAEFLAKQHFHLVILDEAQTIKNVRSRISRVVASLSATHRLCLTGTPLENHLGELWSLFNFLMPGFLGTYAQFQRHYQVPIEKEQDDERRRALVQRIAPFMLRRLKSEVARELPDKTVINEYINLTETQGDLYETIRLTMSEEMRKAVSVSGVKRNRLAISNALLKLRQVCCHPDLLKLDHIEQSDLVGAEIDTGSVTSEFNGLDKQDATNGLPLLDGVSRLDTRSGKLNWLADKLPGMLEEGRRVLIFSSFTSMLSLIGEHLEKLGISFVELTGKSRDRGALVERFQQREVPIFLISLKAGGAGLNLTAADVVIHTDPWWNPAAEQQASDRAHRIGQEKSVFVYKLICKDTVEERIQLLQESKQNLAQSIYQQESLAVSEMTGDDWLELLKPIDLDD
- a CDS encoding alpha-glucosidase; this translates as MTQVSWWRGAIIYQIYPRSLMDSNGDGVGDLKGIITKLDYISSLNVDAIWISPFFKSPMKDFGYDISDYRAVDPLFGTMDDFDELIDKAHGYGIKVIIDQVLSHTSDQHGWFLESRESRTNDKLDWYVWADPKDDGSAPNNWLAIFGGCAWEWEPRRQQYYLHNFLTSQPDLNFHNPDVRQAVLDNVEFWLKKGVDGFRLDAITFCYHDQDLRDNPAKPKDKRQGRGFSEDNPYAYQYHYYNNTRPETVGFIEDLRGLIDRYPGAVTLGEVSSEDSLATMAEYTRGEHRLHMAYSFELLTDDFSAGYIKQTVEALEASIGDGWPCWAIGNHDVQRVVSRWGKGCTRLPMIKMLTAMLCSLRGSICSYQGEELGLSEAPIEYHQLQDPFGIAFWPMFKGRDGCRTPMPWLHDKLNAGFSDTKPWLPVPEHHLAFSVDLQESDETSVLNAYRHFLSWRRQHQVLITGSIKFIDAPDPMLAFIRESHGAAYLVCFNLSDEPVRYKGAVAGFGEISREQAIIGHGLLQGDIIDNEIFLPGYASLYIRLK
- a CDS encoding RsmB/NOP family class I SAM-dependent RNA methyltransferase — translated: MLNSPLSPSSTELVINVLDMVLSEGKPLDRAYSHHFSGLQLAPSEQARITVVAGDILRRLNLYCYLSDVKFEEMSRMGTRLLNVWHLFHELDLPKMQYALQVDEKEYFDRLEKAKAQPALWDGCPEWLDTMGQAQLGEAWAKERAALSTQPKRYLRVNLLKCTREELGKKLRNEQVQTKEVEGVDTALEVTSDSALFRTESFKKGWFEQQDAGSQLVATAVDAKPGMRVIDACAGAGGKTLSIASQMQGKGRLLAMDVEQWKLDSLKQRARRANAHNVETRIIASSKTIKRLKLSADRVLLDVPCSGLGVLKRNPDAKWRDTPERLPVLVELQKHILQSYSRMVKVGGILIYATCSIMPEENRDQIDAFLAENEHFKFIEDENISVADSGFDGFYLAKLERISE